In Acinonyx jubatus isolate Ajub_Pintada_27869175 chromosome B3, VMU_Ajub_asm_v1.0, whole genome shotgun sequence, a genomic segment contains:
- the DCAF4 gene encoding DDB1- and CUL4-associated factor 4 isoform X1 codes for MHKNHRQNRRRVRRGHQQNPWFRQHGSDERCNTAAQQSPQDSGRADDDEAPSTSSGTAGSSSAPDLPGYYFDPEKKRYFRLLPGHNNCNPLTKESIRHKEMESKRLQLLEEEDKQKKKIARMGFNASSLLQKNKLGFLNATSYCRLAHELRVSCMQRKKVQIQSSDPSALASDRFNLILADTNSDRLFTVNDVKVGGSKYGIISLRGLKTPSLKVHMHENLYFTNRKVNSVCWASLNHLDSHILLCLMGIAETPGCATLLPASLFVSSHPGERPGMLCSFRIPGAWSCAWSLNIQANNCFSTGLSRRVLVTNVVTGHRQSFGTSSDVLAQQFALMAPLLFNGCRSGEIFAIDLRCRNQGKGWKATRLFHDSAVTSVQILQEEQNLMASDMAGTIKLWDLRTTKCIRQYEGHVNEYAYLPLHVHEEEGIVVAVGQDCYTRIWSFHDACLLRTIPSPHPTSKSDIPSVAFSSRLGGFRGAPGLLMAVQQDLYCFSYS; via the exons ATGCATAAAAACCACAGGCAGAATAGAAGACGTGTGCGAAGGGGCCACCAGCAGAACCCTTGGTTCAGACAACACGGTTCTGACGAGAG GTGTAACACAGCGGCACAGCAAAGCCCACAGGATTCTGGCCGTGCCGACGATGACGAGGCCCCATCGACCTCATCTGGCACAGCTGGGAGTTCTTCCGCGCCAG ATCTGCCAGGGTATTACTTTGACCCGGAAAAGAAGCGCTACTTCCGCTTGCTCCCCGGACATAACAATTGCAACCCCCTCACAAAGGAGAGCATCCGGCACAAGGAGATGGAAAGCAAAAGGCTCCAGCTGCTGGAGGAAGAAGACAAGCAGAAAAAG aaaatagcCAGGATGGGCTTTAATGCATCTTCATTGCTCCAAAAAAACAAGCTGGGTTTTCTCAATGCCACCAGTTATTGCCG tTTAGCTCATGAGCTGCGAGTGAGCTGCATGCAGAGGAAAAAGGTCCAGATTCAGAGCTCGGATCCCTCCGCTTTGGCAAGCGACCGATTTAACCTCATACTG GCCGATACCAACAGTGACCGGCTCTTCACAGTGAATGATGTCAAAGTCGGAGGCTCCAAGTATGGCATCATCAGCCTGCGTGGTCTGAAGACCCCCTCGCTCAAGGTGCATATGCACGAAAACCTCTACTTCACCAACCGGAAG GTGAACTCTGTGTGCTGGGCCTCGCTGAATCACTTGGATTCCCACATTCT GCTGTGCCTCATGGGAATCGCAGAGACTCCAGGCTGTGCCACCCTGCTCCCAGCATCGCTGTTTGTCAGTAGTCACCCAG GAGAACGGCCCGGCATGCTCTGCAGTTTCCGGATCCCTGGGGCCTGGTCCTGTGCATGGTCCCTGAACATCCAGGCAAATAACTGCTTCAGTACAG GCTTGTCTCGGCGAGTCCTAGTGACCAACGTGGTGACAGGACACCGGCAGTCATTTGGGACCAGCAGCGATGTCTTGGCCCAGCAGTTTGCTCTCATG GCTCCTTTGCTGTTTAATGGCTGTCGTTCTGGGGAGATCTTTGCCATTGATCTGCGTTGTCGAAATCAGGGCAAGGGCTGGAAGGCCACCCGCCTGTTCCACGACTCAGCAGTGACCTCTGTGCAGATCCTCCAAGAAGAGCAAAACCTGATGGCATCTGACATGGCGGGAACG ATCAAGCTGTGGGACCTGAGAACCACTAAGTGTATAAGGCAATACGAAGGTCATGTGAACGAGTACGCCTACCTGCCCCTGCACGTGCATGAGGAAGAAGGCATCGTGGTAGCAG TGGGCCAGGACTGCTACACAAGAATCTGGAGCTTCCATGATGCCTGCCTGCTGAGAACCATAccttccccacaccccacctccaAGTCTGACATCCCCAGTGTGGCCTTCTCGTCTCGGCTCGGGGGCTTCCGAGGAGCCCCAGGGTTGCTCATGGCCGTCCAGCAGGACCTTTACTGTTTCTCCTACAGCTAA
- the DCAF4 gene encoding DDB1- and CUL4-associated factor 4 isoform X2, protein MHKNHRQNRRRVRRGHQQNPWFRQHGSDERCNTAAQQSPQDSGRADDDEAPSTSSGTAGSSSAPDLPGYYFDPEKKRYFRLLPGHNNCNPLTKESIRHKEMESKRLQLLEEEDKQKKKIARMGFNASSLLQKNKLGFLNATSYCRLAHELRVSCMQRKKVQIQSSDPSALASDRFNLILADTNSDRLFTVNDVKVGGSKYGIISLRGLKTPSLKVHMHENLYFTNRKVNSVCWASLNHLDSHILLCLMGIAETPGCATLLPASLFVSSHPGERPGMLCSFRIPGAWSCAWSLNIQANNCFSTGLSRRVLVTNVVTGHRQSFGTSSDVLAQQFALMIKLWDLRTTKCIRQYEGHVNEYAYLPLHVHEEEGIVVAVGQDCYTRIWSFHDACLLRTIPSPHPTSKSDIPSVAFSSRLGGFRGAPGLLMAVQQDLYCFSYS, encoded by the exons ATGCATAAAAACCACAGGCAGAATAGAAGACGTGTGCGAAGGGGCCACCAGCAGAACCCTTGGTTCAGACAACACGGTTCTGACGAGAG GTGTAACACAGCGGCACAGCAAAGCCCACAGGATTCTGGCCGTGCCGACGATGACGAGGCCCCATCGACCTCATCTGGCACAGCTGGGAGTTCTTCCGCGCCAG ATCTGCCAGGGTATTACTTTGACCCGGAAAAGAAGCGCTACTTCCGCTTGCTCCCCGGACATAACAATTGCAACCCCCTCACAAAGGAGAGCATCCGGCACAAGGAGATGGAAAGCAAAAGGCTCCAGCTGCTGGAGGAAGAAGACAAGCAGAAAAAG aaaatagcCAGGATGGGCTTTAATGCATCTTCATTGCTCCAAAAAAACAAGCTGGGTTTTCTCAATGCCACCAGTTATTGCCG tTTAGCTCATGAGCTGCGAGTGAGCTGCATGCAGAGGAAAAAGGTCCAGATTCAGAGCTCGGATCCCTCCGCTTTGGCAAGCGACCGATTTAACCTCATACTG GCCGATACCAACAGTGACCGGCTCTTCACAGTGAATGATGTCAAAGTCGGAGGCTCCAAGTATGGCATCATCAGCCTGCGTGGTCTGAAGACCCCCTCGCTCAAGGTGCATATGCACGAAAACCTCTACTTCACCAACCGGAAG GTGAACTCTGTGTGCTGGGCCTCGCTGAATCACTTGGATTCCCACATTCT GCTGTGCCTCATGGGAATCGCAGAGACTCCAGGCTGTGCCACCCTGCTCCCAGCATCGCTGTTTGTCAGTAGTCACCCAG GAGAACGGCCCGGCATGCTCTGCAGTTTCCGGATCCCTGGGGCCTGGTCCTGTGCATGGTCCCTGAACATCCAGGCAAATAACTGCTTCAGTACAG GCTTGTCTCGGCGAGTCCTAGTGACCAACGTGGTGACAGGACACCGGCAGTCATTTGGGACCAGCAGCGATGTCTTGGCCCAGCAGTTTGCTCTCATG ATCAAGCTGTGGGACCTGAGAACCACTAAGTGTATAAGGCAATACGAAGGTCATGTGAACGAGTACGCCTACCTGCCCCTGCACGTGCATGAGGAAGAAGGCATCGTGGTAGCAG TGGGCCAGGACTGCTACACAAGAATCTGGAGCTTCCATGATGCCTGCCTGCTGAGAACCATAccttccccacaccccacctccaAGTCTGACATCCCCAGTGTGGCCTTCTCGTCTCGGCTCGGGGGCTTCCGAGGAGCCCCAGGGTTGCTCATGGCCGTCCAGCAGGACCTTTACTGTTTCTCCTACAGCTAA
- the DCAF4 gene encoding DDB1- and CUL4-associated factor 4 isoform X3 yields MHENLYFTNRKVNSVCWASLNHLDSHILLCLMGIAETPGCATLLPASLFVSSHPGERPGMLCSFRIPGAWSCAWSLNIQANNCFSTGLSRRVLVTNVVTGHRQSFGTSSDVLAQQFALMAPLLFNGCRSGEIFAIDLRCRNQGKGWKATRLFHDSAVTSVQILQEEQNLMASDMAGTIKLWDLRTTKCIRQYEGHVNEYAYLPLHVHEEEGIVVAVGQDCYTRIWSFHDACLLRTIPSPHPTSKSDIPSVAFSSRLGGFRGAPGLLMAVQQDLYCFSYS; encoded by the exons ATGCACGAAAACCTCTACTTCACCAACCGGAAG GTGAACTCTGTGTGCTGGGCCTCGCTGAATCACTTGGATTCCCACATTCT GCTGTGCCTCATGGGAATCGCAGAGACTCCAGGCTGTGCCACCCTGCTCCCAGCATCGCTGTTTGTCAGTAGTCACCCAG GAGAACGGCCCGGCATGCTCTGCAGTTTCCGGATCCCTGGGGCCTGGTCCTGTGCATGGTCCCTGAACATCCAGGCAAATAACTGCTTCAGTACAG GCTTGTCTCGGCGAGTCCTAGTGACCAACGTGGTGACAGGACACCGGCAGTCATTTGGGACCAGCAGCGATGTCTTGGCCCAGCAGTTTGCTCTCATG GCTCCTTTGCTGTTTAATGGCTGTCGTTCTGGGGAGATCTTTGCCATTGATCTGCGTTGTCGAAATCAGGGCAAGGGCTGGAAGGCCACCCGCCTGTTCCACGACTCAGCAGTGACCTCTGTGCAGATCCTCCAAGAAGAGCAAAACCTGATGGCATCTGACATGGCGGGAACG ATCAAGCTGTGGGACCTGAGAACCACTAAGTGTATAAGGCAATACGAAGGTCATGTGAACGAGTACGCCTACCTGCCCCTGCACGTGCATGAGGAAGAAGGCATCGTGGTAGCAG TGGGCCAGGACTGCTACACAAGAATCTGGAGCTTCCATGATGCCTGCCTGCTGAGAACCATAccttccccacaccccacctccaAGTCTGACATCCCCAGTGTGGCCTTCTCGTCTCGGCTCGGGGGCTTCCGAGGAGCCCCAGGGTTGCTCATGGCCGTCCAGCAGGACCTTTACTGTTTCTCCTACAGCTAA